The Chlorocebus sabaeus isolate Y175 chromosome 1, mChlSab1.0.hap1, whole genome shotgun sequence genome includes a region encoding these proteins:
- the KCNJ1 gene encoding ATP-sensitive inward rectifier potassium channel 1: protein MLMRLVLSAHLSGTTSLPWTHAAISWELDNVLMPRPRIWPQIRVLTESMFKRLRKWVVTRFFGHSGQRARLVSKDGRCNIEFGNVEAQSRFIFFVDIWTTVLDLKWRYKMTIFITAFLGSWFFFGLLWYAVAYIHKDLPEFHPSANHTPCVENINGLTSAFLFSLETQVTIGYGFRCVTEQCATAIFLLIFQSILGVIVNSFMCGAILAKISRPKKRAKTITFSKNAVISKRGGKLCLLIRVANLRKSLLIGSHIYGKLLKTTVTPEGETIILDQININFVVDAGNENLFFISPLTIYHVIDHNSPFFHMAAETLIQQDFELVVFLDGTVESTSATCQVRTSYVPEEVLWGYRFAPIVSKTKEGKYRVDFHNFSKTVEVETPHCAMCLYNEKDARARMKRGYDNPNFILSEVNETDDTKM, encoded by the coding sequence ATCAGGGTATTGACAGAAAGTATGTTCAAACGTCTTCGGAAATGGGTCGTCACTCGCTTTTTTGGGCATTCTGGGCAAAGAGCAAGGCTAGTCTCCAAAGATGGAAGGTGCAACATAGAATTTGGCAATGTGGAGGCACAGTCAAGGTTTATATTCTTTGTGGACATCTGGACAACAGTACTTGACCTCAAATGGAGATACAAAATGACCATTTTCATCACAGCCTTCTTGGGGAGTTGGTTTTTCTTTGGTCTCCTGTGGTACGCAGTAGCGTACATTCACAAAGACCTCCCGGAGTTCCATCCTTCTGCCAATCACACTCCCTGTGTGGAGAACATTAATGGCTTGACCtcagcttttctcttttctctggagACTCAAGTGACCATTGGATATGGATTCAGGTGTGTGACAGAACAGTGTGCCACTGCCATTTTTCTACTTATCTTTCAGTCTATACTTGGAGTTATAGTCAATTCTTTCATGTGTGGGGCCATCTTAGCCAAGATCTCCAGGCCCAAAAAACGTGCCAAGACCATTACGTTCAGCAAGAATGCAGTGATCAGTAAACGGGGAGGGAAGCTTTGTCTCCTAATCCGAGTGGCTAATCTCAGGAAGAGCCTTCTTATTGGCAGTCACATTTATGGAAAGCTTCTGAAGACCACAGTTACTCCTGAAGGAGAGACCATTATTTTGGACCAGATCAATATCAACTTTGTAGTTGATGCTGGGAATGaaaatttattcttcatttcccCATTGACAATTTACCATGTCATTGATCACAACAGCCCCTTCTTCCACATGGCAGCGGAGACCCTTATCCAGCAGGACTTTGAATTAGTGGTGTTTTTAGATGGCACAGTGGAGTCCACCAGTGCTACCTGCCAAGTCCGGACATCCTATGTCCCAGAGGAGGTACTTTGGGGCTACCGTTTTGCTCCCATAGTCTCCAAGACAAAAGAAGGGAAATACCGAGTGGATTTCCATAACTTTAGCAAGACAGTGGAAGTGGAGACCCCTCATTGTGCCATGTGCCTTTATAATGAGAAAGATGCTAGAGCCAGGATGAAGAGAGGCTATGACAACCCCAACTTCATCTTGTCAGAAGTCAATGAAACAGATGACACCAAAATGTAA